From the bacterium genome, the window ACTAGCCCCTCAAGCTAGCGTGTCTGCCAATTTCACCATCCCGGCAGGAACTTCTCGAATTTTTCTACATAATAGCAAATTTCGATTTGATGTCAAAAAGAATTCAGGTAATTCATGATTAAGGTTAATGAAATTTTTAAAAGCATTCAGGGCGAGGGAAGCTTTGCTGGTAAACTGTGCAGTTTCGTAAGACTTACAGGCTGTAATCTCAGATGCAGTTACTGTGACACAAAGTATGCTTACAAAAAAGGGAGCGATTTATCCATAGAAGAAATAATCCAAAAAGTCAAGACATTGCGGTCAAATCTGGTAGAAATTACAGGAGGAGAGCCTCTTCTGCAAAAACAAACCATTGAACTGATTGCCGCTTTAATTAAGCAAAAATATATTGTTTTAATTGAAACAAATGGGAGTATCAGCATTAAAAATATAAATCAACACGCAATAATAATACTTGATTTGAAATGCCCGGGAAGCAAAATGAGCGCCAATATGCTGTGGAAAAATATTGAGTATTTAAGGAAAAAGGATGAGGTTAAGTTTGTAATAGGCGATAGAAAGGATTATGATTGGGCAAAGGACATAGTGACAAAATGCAACCTT encodes:
- a CDS encoding radical SAM protein → MIKVNEIFKSIQGEGSFAGKLCSFVRLTGCNLRCSYCDTKYAYKKGSDLSIEEIIQKVKTLRSNLVEITGGEPLLQKQTIELIAALIKQKYIVLIETNGSISIKNINQHAIIILDLKCPGSKMSANMLWKNIEYLRKKDEVKFVIGDRKDYDWAKDIVTKCNLAQRVNHVHFSPVYGKLVPKELAKWICCDNLDVRMQIQIHKYIWGPDTRGV